In Candidatus Magasanikbacteria bacterium RIFOXYB2_FULL_38_10, a genomic segment contains:
- a CDS encoding lysine--tRNA ligase, giving the protein MSEEMQKTIIEETGVRLKKLEEIKKLGLNPFPSWGDLERKKIKNVVEDFERLSERQEIIEVAGRLRAIRGHGGSTFAHLNDDTDKIQIYFKKDEVGDDVYDFFSNLIDVGDFVAVKGSCFITKRGEKTLLVKSWQLLSKSLLPLPDKFHGLSDVEIRFRQRYLDLLSNPEVKEKALKRIQIVKSTRDFFDMEGFAEVETPILQPLYGGATAKPFITHHNALNTDLYLRIAPELYLKRLIVGGFEKVFEIARCFRNEGIDYSHNPEFTQIEFYWAYATYEDLMKLMEKFFSYLLPRLGMGLKFVYQGQEIDMTPPYPRKTFRELLIEYAKMDIEEFLESADLYVWSKKQGLELNKKDGRGKMLDDIYKHFVRPKIIQPLFMTDHPVELSPLAKRQEKSPAYVERMQLLVAGGFELCNGFSELNDPLDQEERLREQEELRKKGDEEAQRYDEDFVTALKHGLPPTAGLGMGIDRLSALLSDSHNLKEIILFPTLKPENK; this is encoded by the coding sequence ATGTCTGAAGAAATGCAAAAAACAATCATTGAAGAAACAGGAGTTAGATTAAAAAAATTAGAAGAGATTAAAAAGCTTGGTTTAAATCCCTTTCCTTCTTGGGGTGATCTTGAAAGAAAGAAAATTAAAAATGTTGTTGAAGATTTTGAAAGATTATCAGAGCGTCAAGAAATTATTGAGGTTGCCGGTAGATTAAGAGCTATTCGAGGCCATGGCGGTTCCACTTTTGCCCATCTAAACGATGACACTGATAAGATTCAAATATATTTTAAAAAAGACGAAGTAGGTGATGATGTCTATGATTTTTTTTCTAATTTAATTGACGTTGGAGATTTTGTCGCTGTCAAAGGTTCTTGTTTTATCACCAAAAGGGGAGAAAAAACCTTATTAGTTAAAAGCTGGCAATTGCTTTCTAAAAGTCTTTTACCCTTACCAGATAAATTTCATGGTCTGTCTGATGTGGAAATAAGATTTAGACAGAGATATCTAGACCTTTTGTCTAATCCCGAAGTTAAAGAAAAAGCTCTAAAAAGAATTCAAATTGTTAAGAGCACTAGAGATTTCTTTGATATGGAAGGTTTTGCAGAGGTAGAAACACCGATCCTGCAACCACTTTATGGCGGCGCTACGGCTAAACCTTTCATTACCCACCATAACGCCTTAAATACCGACTTATATTTGCGTATTGCTCCAGAACTTTATCTTAAAAGATTAATTGTGGGGGGGTTTGAAAAAGTTTTTGAAATTGCCCGTTGTTTTCGTAATGAGGGTATAGATTATAGCCATAATCCAGAATTCACTCAAATAGAATTTTATTGGGCTTATGCCACTTATGAAGATTTAATGAAACTGATGGAAAAGTTTTTTTCTTATCTTTTACCAAGATTAGGAATGGGCTTAAAGTTTGTTTATCAGGGACAAGAGATAGATATGACACCGCCGTATCCAAGAAAGACTTTTCGGGAACTTTTAATAGAATATGCCAAGATGGATATTGAGGAATTTTTAGAAAGCGCCGATCTCTACGTTTGGTCCAAAAAACAAGGCTTGGAATTGAATAAAAAAGATGGGCGCGGCAAAATGTTAGATGACATTTATAAACATTTTGTTAGACCTAAAATTATTCAGCCGTTGTTTATGACAGATCATCCGGTAGAATTGTCGCCTTTAGCAAAACGTCAAGAAAAAAGTCCGGCTTATGTGGAAAGAATGCAGCTTTTAGTGGCGGGTGGCTTTGAATTGTGTAATGGCTTTTCCGAATTAAATGATCCCTTGGATCAAGAAGAAAGATTAAGAGAACAAGAAGAATTAAGAAAAAAAGGGGATGAAGAGGCACAACGTTACGATGAAGATTTTGTCACAGCTTTAAAGCACGGTTTGCCCCCTACAGCGGGTTTAGGCATGGGAATTGATAGGTTGTCCGCCTTATTAAGTGATTCACACAATTTAAAAGAGATCATTTTATTTCCCACGCTGAAACCGGAAAATAAATAA
- a CDS encoding serine--tRNA ligase — MLDIKFIRDNLKLVKQNNKNKKVDVDVEKMIELDSRRREFQIELESLRNEKNKISKTKPNEVEILEMKKMGEKIKSLESQIKEMEPQVEEILLKIPNLVHESTPVGPDESGNKVLREVGKKPKFSFKPKEHWELGKEHDLIDNEKAAQIAGSRFTYLKGKLALLQFALINHALSILTDKEYLKKIIEKNNLSVVDTPFIPIIPPVFIKPEIFNKMARLEPKEERYYIPSDDLFLIGSAEHTLGPLHMDETIDERILPIRYVGISLAFRREAGSYGKDTKGILRVHQFDKIEMESFSLPEKSTEEQNFFVAIQEELMNTLNLPYRIVQICTGDMGGPDARQIDLETWMPGQNKYRETHTSDLMTDYQSRRLKTKYKKIDGTTNLVHMNDATAYAVGRTLIAIMENYQQEDGIIIVPEALRKYVGFEKI, encoded by the coding sequence ATGTTAGACATCAAATTTATTAGAGATAATTTAAAGTTAGTCAAACAAAATAATAAAAATAAAAAAGTAGATGTGGATGTAGAAAAAATGATTGAATTGGATAGCCGGAGAAGGGAATTTCAAATTGAATTGGAAAGCCTTAGAAACGAAAAAAATAAAATATCAAAAACTAAACCCAATGAAGTGGAAATTCTTGAAATGAAAAAGATGGGTGAAAAAATTAAGAGTTTAGAAAGTCAAATTAAAGAGATGGAACCGCAAGTTGAAGAGATTTTATTAAAAATTCCTAATCTTGTTCATGAATCAACCCCGGTTGGCCCTGATGAGAGTGGTAATAAAGTTTTAAGAGAGGTGGGAAAGAAACCGAAGTTTTCTTTTAAACCAAAGGAACATTGGGAACTGGGTAAAGAGCATGATTTAATAGATAATGAAAAAGCTGCACAAATTGCCGGGTCTCGTTTTACTTATTTAAAGGGAAAACTAGCCCTGCTTCAGTTTGCCTTAATTAATCACGCTTTAAGCATTTTGACTGACAAAGAATATCTTAAAAAAATAATAGAAAAAAATAATTTAAGTGTTGTTGACACTCCCTTTATACCAATTATCCCACCGGTTTTTATTAAACCAGAAATTTTTAATAAAATGGCAAGATTGGAACCAAAAGAAGAGCGTTATTATATTCCCAGCGATGATTTGTTCTTAATAGGTAGCGCCGAGCATACCTTAGGTCCTTTGCATATGGACGAAACAATTGATGAACGAATTTTGCCAATCCGCTATGTGGGGATTTCTTTAGCTTTTCGTCGCGAGGCGGGATCTTACGGCAAAGACACTAAGGGTATTTTGCGAGTACATCAATTTGATAAAATAGAGATGGAATCCTTTTCCTTGCCGGAAAAATCAACTGAAGAACAGAATTTTTTTGTTGCCATTCAAGAAGAGTTAATGAATACACTAAATTTACCCTACAGAATAGTGCAAATTTGCACAGGGGATATGGGAGGCCCGGATGCTCGACAGATTGATTTAGAAACCTGGATGCCCGGTCAAAATAAATACCGTGAAACGCACACCTCCGATTTAATGACAGATTATCAGTCTCGCCGTTTAAAAACCAAATATAAGAAGATTGATGGTACTACCAACCTGGTTCATATGAATGATGCTACAGCTTATGCTGTTGGGCGCACTTTAATTGCTATAATGGAAAATTATCAGCAAGAAGACGGGATAATAATTGTTCCGGAGGCACTTCGCAAGTATGTAGGGTTTGAAAAAATTTAG
- a CDS encoding glutamate--tRNA ligase produces the protein MFKNNNKIRVRFAPSPTGFVHIGSLRTALYNYLFAKQNNGSFVLRIEDTDRTRFVEGALENILSVLEKLSLKWDEGPFLENGKIIERGDCCPYVQSKRLEIYNKYASDLVKKGHAYYCFCSTERLDEVRRKQELNHQPTMYDGLCRNLDKETVAKNLEQNLPYVIRLAVPRKGTTKFNDLVHGEIVFENKLIDDQVLIKSDGFPTYHLAVVVDDYLMKITHIIRGEEWLSSTPKHVILFDYLGWPRPQFIHLPLIMRKDPVTGKIVKMSKRQGDVAVEDYLKNGFLPETLNNFVAMLGWNSGTEQEVFSLDELVKFFDIHKIQKASAIFDLTKLEWLNSQYLKKMTVDNLIDQCLPYLIESNLVVQNLSIEEKEKIAKIVTITQERLKKVSEITEATYFFFKQPNFNPQIMIWKKSDKKITEERLSELINFFKVYSGEWTVRGIEEAVLKKIDNKKWDIGTTLWPLRVSLSGLEKSPGPFDLLWVLGKEESLRRIKESLEKLINI, from the coding sequence ATGTTTAAAAACAATAACAAAATAAGGGTTAGATTTGCCCCGAGCCCAACAGGATTTGTTCATATTGGCAGTTTAAGAACGGCTCTTTATAACTATCTTTTTGCCAAACAAAATAATGGCTCTTTTGTTTTACGTATAGAAGATACTGACAGGACACGTTTTGTAGAAGGGGCTTTAGAAAATATCCTTTCTGTTTTGGAAAAATTAAGTTTGAAATGGGATGAAGGACCTTTTTTGGAAAATGGAAAAATAATAGAAAGAGGGGACTGCTGTCCATATGTTCAATCAAAAAGACTGGAAATTTATAATAAATACGCCTCGGATTTGGTTAAAAAAGGCCACGCCTATTATTGTTTTTGTTCTACAGAACGCTTGGATGAAGTACGTCGCAAACAAGAATTAAACCATCAGCCCACCATGTATGATGGTTTGTGTCGTAACTTAGATAAAGAGACTGTGGCTAAAAATTTGGAACAAAATTTGCCTTATGTTATCAGGTTAGCCGTGCCAAGAAAAGGAACGACGAAATTTAATGATTTGGTACACGGTGAAATAGTATTTGAAAATAAATTAATTGATGATCAAGTTTTAATTAAATCCGACGGCTTTCCCACTTATCATCTGGCAGTTGTGGTAGATGACTATTTAATGAAAATAACCCATATCATACGCGGTGAAGAATGGTTGTCATCAACCCCTAAACATGTAATTCTGTTTGATTATTTAGGTTGGCCCAGGCCACAATTTATTCATTTGCCTTTAATCATGAGAAAGGATCCCGTCACCGGTAAAATTGTTAAGATGAGCAAACGCCAAGGCGACGTGGCGGTAGAAGATTATTTGAAAAATGGTTTTTTACCAGAAACACTGAATAATTTTGTGGCTATGCTCGGTTGGAACTCGGGAACAGAGCAAGAGGTTTTTAGTTTGGATGAATTAGTCAAATTTTTTGATATACATAAAATTCAAAAAGCTAGCGCTATTTTTGATTTGACTAAATTAGAATGGTTGAATAGTCAATACCTTAAAAAAATGACCGTTGATAATCTAATTGACCAATGTTTACCCTATTTAATTGAAAGTAATTTAGTTGTTCAAAATTTATCAATAGAAGAAAAAGAAAAAATCGCCAAAATTGTAACTATTACTCAAGAAAGATTAAAAAAAGTCTCTGAAATAACAGAGGCGACTTATTTTTTCTTTAAACAGCCCAACTTTAATCCGCAAATAATGATTTGGAAAAAAAGTGATAAAAAAATTACCGAGGAAAGATTGAGTGAACTAATAAACTTTTTTAAAGTTTATTCTGGGGAATGGACTGTGCGGGGGATAGAAGAGGCTGTTTTGAAAAAAATTGACAACAAAAAGTGGGACATCGGAACAACTCTTTGGCCTTTACGCGTGTCCCTTTCTGGATTGGAAAAATCGCCAGGCCCCTTTGATCTTTTATGGGTCTTAGGCAAAGAAGAGTCCTTAAGACGCATTAAAGAATCTTTAGAAAAATTGATTAATATCTAA